One window of Streptomyces sp. FIT100 genomic DNA carries:
- a CDS encoding GtrA family protein codes for MSERGALRVRLNRLAREVAKFGAVGAMGLLVNMAAFNLLRHTTDIPVVRCSLLATLIAILFNYVGFRYFTYRDRDKSGRTKELTLFLLFSAVGAVIENGVLYTATYGFDWDSSLQSNFFKFFGIGVATLFRFWSYRTWVFRALPAREAVQTAESFLEQRRAEEQPDRVGSGRGGRG; via the coding sequence ATGAGCGAACGGGGCGCGCTGCGTGTGCGACTGAACCGGCTCGCGCGCGAGGTCGCCAAGTTCGGCGCCGTCGGCGCCATGGGGCTGCTTGTCAACATGGCGGCCTTCAATCTGCTGCGGCACACCACCGACATCCCGGTGGTCCGGTGCAGCCTGCTCGCGACCTTGATAGCGATCCTCTTCAACTACGTGGGGTTCCGCTACTTCACGTACCGCGACCGCGACAAGAGCGGCCGCACGAAGGAGCTGACGCTCTTCCTGCTGTTCAGCGCGGTCGGAGCGGTGATCGAGAACGGCGTGCTGTACACGGCGACGTACGGCTTCGACTGGGACAGCTCGCTTCAGAGCAACTTCTTCAAGTTCTTCGGAATCGGCGTCGCGACGCTGTTCCGCTTCTGGTCGTACCGCACCTGGGTGTTCCGGGCGCTGCCGGCGCGCGAGGCCGTGCAGACGGCGGAATCGTTCCTGGAGCAGCGGCGGGCCGAGGAGCAGCCGGACCGCGTCGGCAGCGGCCGGGGCGGCCGCGGCTGA